A window of the Synechococcus sp. LTW-R genome harbors these coding sequences:
- a CDS encoding radical SAM protein, translated as MLAFPSTYTVGITSLGYQVVWATLAQRADVDVRRLFTDQGDPQHRHCDLFGLSLSWELDGPVLLDLLEQQRIPIWASERGDNDPIVFGGGPVLTANPEPLAPFFDAVLLGDGELLLPAFIDALQACKTAPRHERLRRLAAVPGVYVPSLYAPRYSEGGDLLAIEPIEAGIPETIEKQTWRGNTLSHSTVITPEAAWPSIHMVEVVRSCPELCRFCLASYLTLPFRTPSLDDGLIPAVEKGLGATQRLGLLGASVTQHPQFGDLLQWLDQDRFEDTRVSVSSVRAATVTPELGRILAKRGSKSLTIAIESGSERMREVVNKKLATEEIYAAARYAKEGGLSGLKLYGMAGLPSEGEDDIEATADLLLQLKKASPGLRLSLGVSTFVPKAHTPFQWQGVRPEAEKRLKLLAKRLKPKGIDLRPESYGWSVIQALLSRSDRRLAHVIAAVRGRHEKLGGWKQAYREAETPLPPWEDVIHSAWEADRVLPWEHLKGPLPKATLRKHHDEALA; from the coding sequence GTGTTGGCCTTCCCCAGCACCTACACCGTGGGGATCACGAGCCTCGGCTATCAGGTGGTCTGGGCGACCTTGGCCCAGCGCGCCGACGTGGATGTGCGGCGGCTGTTCACCGACCAGGGTGATCCGCAGCACCGCCACTGCGACCTCTTTGGCCTGTCCCTGAGTTGGGAACTCGACGGGCCAGTGCTGCTCGATCTGCTGGAGCAACAGCGCATCCCGATCTGGGCGAGCGAGCGCGGCGACAACGATCCGATCGTCTTTGGCGGGGGACCGGTGCTGACCGCCAACCCCGAGCCCCTGGCCCCCTTCTTTGATGCAGTGCTGCTCGGCGATGGCGAACTGCTGCTGCCGGCGTTCATCGATGCCCTGCAGGCGTGCAAAACCGCCCCGCGCCACGAACGCCTGCGGCGCCTGGCGGCGGTGCCCGGTGTCTATGTCCCCTCGCTCTACGCCCCCCGCTACAGCGAGGGCGGCGACCTGCTGGCGATCGAACCGATCGAGGCCGGCATCCCCGAAACCATCGAGAAACAGACCTGGCGCGGCAACACCCTGAGCCACTCCACGGTGATCACCCCTGAGGCGGCCTGGCCCTCCATTCACATGGTCGAGGTCGTGCGCAGCTGCCCGGAGCTCTGCCGCTTCTGCCTGGCCAGCTACCTCACCCTGCCCTTCCGAACCCCGAGCCTCGATGACGGGCTGATCCCGGCCGTGGAGAAGGGCCTGGGGGCCACTCAACGCCTCGGCTTGCTGGGAGCATCGGTGACCCAGCACCCGCAATTCGGCGACCTGCTGCAGTGGCTCGATCAGGACCGCTTTGAGGACACCCGCGTCAGCGTCAGCTCCGTGCGGGCCGCCACCGTCACCCCCGAGCTCGGGCGCATCCTGGCCAAACGCGGCAGCAAGTCCCTGACGATCGCCATCGAAAGCGGCAGCGAGCGCATGCGCGAGGTGGTCAACAAAAAGCTGGCCACCGAGGAGATCTATGCCGCCGCCCGCTACGCCAAAGAGGGTGGCCTCAGCGGCCTGAAGCTCTACGGCATGGCCGGCCTGCCCTCGGAGGGCGAAGACGACATCGAGGCCACCGCCGACCTCTTGCTCCAGCTCAAAAAAGCCAGCCCAGGCCTGCGGCTGTCTCTCGGGGTCAGCACCTTTGTGCCCAAGGCCCACACCCCCTTCCAGTGGCAGGGCGTCCGCCCGGAAGCCGAGAAACGACTCAAGCTGCTGGCCAAGCGGCTCAAGCCCAAGGGCATCGACCTGCGCCCGGAGAGCTACGGCTGGAGCGTGATCCAGGCGCTCCTCTCCCGCAGCGACCGGCGCCTGGCCCACGTGATCGCCGCGGTGCGCGGCCGCCACGAAAAACTCGGCGGCTGGAAGCAGGCCTATCGCGAAGCCGAGACACCCCTCCCCCCCTGGGAGGACGTGATCCACAGCGCCTGGGAGGCTGATCGGGTTCTGCCCTGGGAGCACCTCAAGGGTCCACTGCCCAAGGCCACCCTGCGCAAGCACCACGACGAAGCCTTGGCCTAG
- a CDS encoding inverse autotransporter beta domain-containing protein produces MLSAGANAEELPPQLDGLSASELGLTPEPDTTKDKPLISGDQLPQEGSQLTIGKPLTHQPWKCDVFVAPRSQACLGPAEVRQPRNLFERIVQKGAGYTAQYGSSLVNGNGVDLGGVIQSEITRTLISSGVNYANKQIKTIPFFAQTTLGLNAATSSDLTGHLDSFMRLKTLGYDSEGDPMGLMFGQARVTLETSAQPQVNVGLGSRYRLGDEAMVGVNGFWDLATTNYSTTAGQPVAYTRWGVGAEGFWKSFELRNNWYINGSGRKDVVINDIEYQEGVVPGWDVELGYRLPFYPQLAMYVRGFNWDYTGYHNDNSGLEGSLNWQATPHANFELWVSNEIPAYPVDSTDDIDNQPGPYFGARVRLTGRPVTYAKNNTKQNLLEQMTQPVRRRYEVLLERVRKPENFTNEAGGT; encoded by the coding sequence ATGCTGAGCGCTGGAGCGAACGCGGAAGAACTGCCACCCCAGCTGGATGGACTGAGTGCCAGCGAACTGGGCCTGACTCCAGAGCCAGACACAACCAAAGACAAGCCCCTGATCAGTGGCGACCAACTGCCCCAGGAGGGAAGCCAACTCACGATCGGCAAACCGCTGACGCACCAACCTTGGAAGTGCGACGTGTTTGTCGCCCCCCGCTCGCAGGCTTGCCTTGGTCCGGCCGAAGTGCGGCAGCCCCGCAACCTGTTTGAGCGGATTGTTCAGAAGGGTGCTGGTTACACCGCCCAGTACGGCTCGTCGCTGGTCAATGGGAATGGTGTTGATCTCGGCGGAGTGATCCAATCCGAAATCACCCGCACCTTGATCAGCAGTGGCGTGAACTACGCCAACAAACAAATCAAGACGATTCCCTTCTTCGCCCAAACCACCCTGGGCCTGAACGCCGCCACCAGTAGCGACCTGACGGGCCACCTCGATAGCTTCATGCGGCTCAAGACGCTGGGCTACGACAGCGAAGGTGATCCCATGGGCCTGATGTTTGGCCAAGCGCGGGTCACCTTGGAGACCTCGGCCCAGCCTCAGGTCAACGTGGGCCTCGGTAGCCGCTACCGCCTGGGCGATGAGGCGATGGTCGGGGTGAACGGCTTCTGGGATCTGGCAACCACCAACTACTCGACAACAGCAGGGCAGCCTGTGGCCTACACCCGCTGGGGGGTTGGCGCCGAGGGCTTCTGGAAAAGCTTTGAGCTGCGCAACAACTGGTACATCAACGGATCGGGACGGAAAGACGTTGTCATTAATGACATCGAATACCAAGAAGGCGTCGTTCCTGGCTGGGATGTGGAATTGGGCTATCGCCTGCCCTTCTATCCCCAACTCGCGATGTACGTGCGGGGCTTCAACTGGGATTACACGGGCTACCACAACGACAACAGTGGACTCGAGGGATCTCTGAACTGGCAAGCCACTCCCCATGCCAACTTCGAGCTGTGGGTGTCCAACGAAATCCCCGCCTATCCGGTGGATTCGACCGATGACATCGACAACCAACCAGGCCCGTACTTTGGCGCGCGCGTTCGACTGACTGGCCGCCCAGTCACCTACGCGAAGAACAACACCAAACAGAACCTGTTGGAGCAGATGACGCAACCGGTTCGCCGCCGCTATGAGGTGCTACTTGAGCGCGTACGGAAACCTGAGAACTTCACCAATGAAGCAGGCGGTACATAA